Proteins co-encoded in one Acinetobacter lwoffii genomic window:
- a CDS encoding tyrosine-type recombinase/integrase yields MPLTDTECRKAQPKDKQYRLSDLHGLSLIITTKGQKYWNVRVTVHGERKSESLGPYPDLSLKKARELAYELKHRYSRSVLHEDLKPYFEEVAEDWFNNQKETWSSKHISNVRASLDELYIALANKRINQIQAPEILQIIKKIEARGSLEIAKRTLSRCGMVMKYAIAHGYRYDNPAGDLVYALKNKRVKNLASLSASEMPEFLRRIKAYPADAQTHHAIVLIMLTGVRVSELLQARWEEFDLEGRKWDIPEERMKNRLSHRVPLTDMMIAELQALRLTHNQELLFPHRLNNKEPMRSESILAVIKRSGYAGRMTTHGFRSLFSTVVNESNLFNPDAIERQLAHVPQNRIRSAYNRAQYWDERVRLMQWYGEQVEGWMAQY; encoded by the coding sequence ATGCCACTTACAGATACTGAATGCAGAAAAGCACAGCCGAAAGATAAACAGTATCGTCTTTCGGATTTACATGGTTTATCCCTCATCATTACCACCAAAGGTCAAAAATATTGGAATGTACGCGTCACTGTCCATGGTGAACGTAAGTCTGAATCGCTTGGCCCATATCCAGATTTAAGCTTAAAAAAGGCAAGGGAGCTTGCATATGAGCTTAAGCATCGATACTCACGTTCAGTATTGCATGAAGACTTAAAGCCCTATTTCGAAGAAGTTGCAGAAGATTGGTTTAATAATCAAAAAGAAACCTGGTCATCCAAACACATCAGTAATGTTCGAGCTTCATTGGATGAGCTTTATATTGCTCTTGCTAATAAGCGTATTAATCAGATTCAGGCACCTGAGATTCTGCAGATCATTAAGAAGATTGAAGCTAGAGGCTCGCTTGAAATTGCAAAACGGACCTTATCTCGTTGCGGTATGGTCATGAAGTACGCCATTGCGCATGGCTATCGCTATGACAATCCGGCAGGTGATTTAGTCTACGCCCTCAAGAATAAAAGGGTCAAAAACCTGGCTTCGCTTTCTGCCTCTGAGATGCCTGAATTTCTTAGACGTATTAAGGCTTATCCTGCCGATGCTCAAACACATCATGCCATTGTCCTGATTATGCTGACAGGCGTTCGGGTCAGTGAGTTACTACAAGCACGCTGGGAAGAATTTGATCTGGAGGGGCGTAAGTGGGATATCCCTGAAGAGCGGATGAAGAACCGACTTTCACATCGTGTGCCGTTGACGGACATGATGATTGCCGAGCTTCAGGCTTTGAGACTTACCCATAATCAGGAACTGCTATTTCCCCATCGTTTAAATAACAAAGAACCTATGCGTAGCGAGTCTATTTTGGCTGTGATCAAGCGTTCGGGCTATGCAGGTCGGATGACCACACATGGTTTTAGATCGCTATTTAGTACAGTCGTAAACGAATCGAATCTGTTTAATCCAGATGCCATTGAACGCCAGCTTGCTCATGTGCCTCAAAATAGAATTCGTTCGGCATATAACCGAGCGCAATATTGGGATGAGCGGGTGAGATTGATGCAGTGGTATGGGGAGCAGGTAGAAGGATGGATGGCTCAGTATTGA
- the glpK gene encoding glycerol kinase GlpK, with the protein MSYLLALDQGTTSSRAIIFNEHGQVQATAQRETHIHTPHSGWVEQDAQEIWSSQIAVVQQALATAGILAKDIKALGLTNQRETTVVWDRRNGKPLAPAIVWQDRRTSDWCNRLIEQGLMSKIQQKTGLRIDPYFSAGKLVWFLEHVEGVRALAEQGHVAFGTIDSWLIWNLTQGAEHVIEASNASRTMLMNLQQQSWDEELLELFNIPVSVLPKIISSDCYVADTASGLLGANIPITGILGDQQSALFGQSCFEVGSAKNTYGTGCFMLFNTRHNIQLSQNKLLSTLAWQAQGQTTYALEGSVFMAGAVVQWLRDGLGIIQKSSDVEKLAHQVEHSDGVVLVPAFTGLGAPHWDSEARALLCGMSRGTTKAHIARAALESIAFQVSDVLSAMQSDIAHPLKELRVDGGASSNDMLMQFQADILNVPVLRPKMLESTAWGAAAMAGLKSGIFSSLEEISQSWQLEHAFEPKMQNDEREAHLAKWQKALNRAKSDL; encoded by the coding sequence ATGAGCTATTTACTGGCACTAGATCAGGGAACTACGTCAAGTCGGGCCATTATTTTTAATGAACATGGACAAGTTCAGGCAACGGCTCAACGTGAAACGCATATCCACACCCCACATTCGGGCTGGGTGGAACAGGATGCTCAAGAAATCTGGAGCTCACAGATTGCCGTGGTACAACAAGCTTTGGCGACTGCAGGTATTCTGGCAAAAGATATTAAAGCCCTTGGCCTGACTAACCAGCGCGAAACGACCGTAGTCTGGGATCGTAGAAACGGCAAACCGCTCGCTCCGGCAATCGTCTGGCAGGACCGTCGTACATCTGACTGGTGTAACCGGCTGATTGAACAAGGCCTGATGTCCAAAATTCAGCAAAAAACCGGCCTACGGATTGATCCTTATTTTAGTGCGGGAAAACTGGTCTGGTTTTTAGAGCATGTCGAGGGGGTACGGGCACTTGCTGAACAGGGCCATGTGGCATTTGGCACTATCGATAGCTGGCTGATCTGGAATCTGACCCAAGGTGCAGAGCATGTCATTGAAGCCAGTAACGCTTCTCGTACCATGTTAATGAATCTGCAGCAACAATCGTGGGATGAAGAGCTACTCGAGCTGTTTAATATCCCGGTTTCGGTCTTACCGAAAATTATCTCTTCTGACTGTTATGTCGCTGACACGGCTTCTGGCTTACTGGGGGCCAATATTCCCATTACCGGAATTTTGGGGGATCAGCAGTCTGCACTCTTTGGCCAGTCCTGTTTTGAGGTGGGCAGTGCTAAAAACACCTATGGTACTGGCTGCTTTATGCTGTTCAATACCAGACATAACATTCAGCTTAGCCAGAACAAGCTGCTTTCTACTCTCGCCTGGCAAGCCCAGGGCCAAACTACCTATGCGCTCGAAGGCAGCGTATTTATGGCTGGTGCTGTAGTGCAATGGTTACGCGATGGCCTCGGAATTATTCAAAAAAGCAGTGATGTGGAAAAACTGGCGCATCAGGTCGAGCATAGTGACGGCGTGGTTCTGGTTCCCGCATTTACCGGACTGGGCGCGCCGCATTGGGATAGTGAAGCACGTGCCTTACTCTGTGGCATGTCACGCGGTACGACCAAAGCGCATATCGCTCGTGCCGCATTAGAATCAATCGCCTTTCAGGTATCGGATGTGCTCAGTGCGATGCAATCTGATATTGCACATCCCCTTAAAGAACTGCGGGTTGATGGTGGTGCCAGCAGCAATGACATGCTAATGCAATTTCAGGCCGATATTCTGAATGTACCGGTACTGCGTCCGAAAATGCTGGAGTCTACCGCTTGGGGAGCAGCAGCCATGGCCGGATTAAAATCCGGAATATTTTCCAGTCTGGAGGAAATTTCGCAGTCTTGGCAACTTGAACATGCCTTTGAACCGAAAATGCAAAATGATGAACGTGAAGCTCATTTAGCCAAATGGCAGAAGGCCTTAAATCGGGCCAAATCAGATCTATAA
- a CDS encoding thioesterase family protein: protein MTKTEKSWTGNIHLGAKVDIDVVLNQLVHAFNSSPFFKHNGMSMRVVEGQIEAYVEMQDFMVGNVAFQILHGGLAATVLDSVGGIVAMGELYKKAEPETIADTIKKVSRLATVDMRVDYLAPGRGKYFIARAETLRLGRKGCTMRMTMVNDEDKPIATAIASYAY from the coding sequence ATGACTAAGACAGAGAAAAGCTGGACAGGTAATATACACTTGGGGGCAAAGGTGGATATTGATGTGGTCTTAAATCAGTTGGTACATGCTTTTAATAGCTCTCCTTTTTTTAAGCATAATGGTATGAGCATGCGGGTGGTGGAAGGCCAGATCGAAGCCTATGTCGAAATGCAGGATTTTATGGTTGGGAATGTCGCGTTTCAAATTTTGCATGGCGGTCTTGCGGCCACGGTACTCGATAGTGTCGGTGGAATTGTAGCGATGGGGGAGCTATATAAAAAAGCCGAACCTGAAACCATTGCCGATACCATTAAAAAAGTCTCGCGTTTGGCGACAGTGGATATGCGGGTGGATTATCTGGCACCTGGGCGCGGTAAATATTTTATCGCGCGGGCAGAAACCTTACGTTTGGGGCGTAAGGGCTGCACCATGCGTATGACCATGGTCAATGATGAAGATAAGCCAATTGCTACAGCGATCGCATCTTATGCTTATTGA
- the hemB gene encoding porphobilinogen synthase produces the protein MTYTFNRPAFPATRMRRIRKNEHLRSMVRETHISADHLIYPVFVLPGQNQSQDIPSMPNIQRLSADLLLKKSERLLELGVNKLALFPVTPQEDKSLTAEAAWREDGLVQRTLRLLKKELPEMVLITDGALDPYTTHGQDGIIDETGYVLNDETVECLIKQGLSHAEAGADVFAPSDMMDGRIGAIRQAFEQNGHIYTSIMAYSAKYASSFYGPFRDAVGSASNLKGGNKYNYQMDVGNRAEALHEIALDIQEGADMVIVKPGMPYLDIVREVKDTFGVPTFVYQVSGEYAMLAAAIQNGWLSDSVIIESLMSCRRAGADGIWTYFAEEAALKLKDMK, from the coding sequence ATGACCTATACGTTCAATCGTCCCGCGTTTCCTGCAACTCGCATGCGTCGTATTCGTAAAAATGAGCATTTACGTTCTATGGTACGTGAAACGCATATCAGTGCAGATCACCTGATTTATCCAGTATTTGTACTGCCGGGACAAAACCAGAGTCAAGATATTCCCAGTATGCCGAATATCCAGCGCCTGTCAGCAGACTTGCTGTTAAAAAAATCAGAGCGTCTGCTGGAACTGGGTGTCAATAAACTGGCACTGTTTCCAGTCACACCACAAGAAGATAAAAGCCTGACCGCCGAAGCGGCTTGGCGCGAAGATGGTCTGGTCCAACGCACTTTGCGTTTATTAAAAAAAGAACTGCCAGAAATGGTGCTGATTACTGATGGTGCACTCGACCCCTATACCACGCATGGTCAGGATGGCATTATTGATGAGACCGGTTATGTCTTAAATGATGAAACGGTCGAATGTCTGATTAAACAGGGTCTCAGCCATGCTGAAGCCGGTGCAGACGTATTTGCTCCAAGTGACATGATGGATGGCCGGATCGGTGCAATTCGTCAGGCCTTTGAACAAAATGGGCATATCTATACCTCCATCATGGCTTATTCAGCCAAATATGCATCCAGCTTCTATGGTCCATTCCGTGATGCAGTCGGTTCTGCCAGCAATTTAAAAGGCGGCAATAAATACAATTACCAGATGGATGTCGGTAACCGTGCCGAAGCACTGCATGAAATTGCGCTGGATATTCAGGAAGGCGCAGACATGGTGATTGTCAAACCGGGCATGCCTTATCTGGATATCGTCCGTGAAGTTAAAGACACTTTTGGTGTACCAACCTTTGTCTATCAGGTCAGTGGTGAATATGCGATGCTGGCCGCTGCCATTCAAAATGGCTGGTTATCTGACAGCGTAATTATTGAATCACTGATGAGCTGCCGCCGCGCCGGTGCCGATGGCATCTGGACTTACTTTGCCGAAGAAGCTGCGCTTAAACTGAAAGACATGAAGTAA
- the thiO gene encoding glycine oxidase ThiO: MHIAIIGAGITGLMSALELLEQGCSVTIFDQQVAGQAASWAGGGILSPMYPWRYPAAVNTLARHAKPLYQDWNQKLQPVTGIDFQIHESGMLIFDEDDFELGLRYAEKYQDPQQQAELLDQTQLQQINPRIDQHKFQQAIYFPELANIRNPRLLQSVISYLKQHPHVTWQEHCKITQLNIQQGWVTSVSSESGQHFQADQFVIATGAWSAGWSEQLGCEIPVQPVQGQMLLFKTPENWLPSMCMNKVMYLIPRRDGHVVCGSSMRQVGFDTSPSAEIRQDILQACLGMVPELADFPLVKQWAGLRPSSPDGIPYIGKIPEFQNAWANFGHFRNGLCMAPASGKLLAQLMLAQTPTIVDPQPYAPAHLLEPGRLVL, translated from the coding sequence ATGCATATCGCCATTATCGGCGCTGGCATCACAGGGTTGATGTCGGCGCTGGAACTGCTTGAACAGGGATGTTCTGTCACGATTTTTGATCAGCAAGTTGCCGGGCAGGCTGCGTCCTGGGCCGGAGGCGGGATTCTTTCTCCGATGTATCCCTGGCGCTACCCCGCTGCAGTCAATACGTTGGCCCGACATGCCAAACCGCTCTATCAGGACTGGAATCAAAAACTGCAGCCAGTGACCGGTATCGATTTCCAGATTCATGAAAGTGGTATGCTGATTTTTGATGAAGATGATTTTGAGCTTGGCTTGCGCTATGCGGAAAAATATCAGGACCCTCAGCAACAGGCCGAATTGCTTGATCAGACTCAGCTACAACAAATCAATCCTCGAATTGATCAACACAAGTTCCAACAGGCGATTTACTTTCCGGAACTGGCCAATATCCGCAACCCCCGGCTATTACAGTCGGTCATCAGCTATTTAAAACAGCATCCGCATGTCACCTGGCAAGAACATTGTAAAATCACTCAGCTCAATATTCAGCAAGGCTGGGTAACGAGTGTGTCCAGTGAAAGCGGCCAACACTTTCAGGCAGATCAGTTTGTAATCGCCACAGGCGCATGGTCTGCAGGCTGGTCAGAACAGCTTGGCTGTGAAATTCCGGTACAACCGGTGCAAGGACAAATGCTGCTGTTTAAAACCCCAGAAAACTGGCTACCGAGCATGTGCATGAACAAGGTCATGTATCTGATTCCACGGCGCGACGGACATGTTGTATGTGGTTCCAGTATGCGTCAGGTCGGTTTTGACACCTCGCCTTCTGCTGAAATCCGGCAAGATATTCTACAGGCTTGTCTGGGGATGGTACCGGAACTGGCGGATTTTCCGCTGGTCAAGCAATGGGCCGGATTAAGACCTAGCTCACCCGATGGTATTCCCTATATTGGCAAAATCCCCGAATTTCAAAATGCCTGGGCCAATTTTGGCCATTTCCGCAATGGCTTATGCATGGCCCCAGCCTCAGGCAAATTACTGGCTCAATTGATGCTTGCACAAACACCGACCATTGTAGATCCACAGCCCTATGCTCCGGCCCATCTATTGGAGCCAGGTCGCTTAGTGCTTTAG
- a CDS encoding TIGR01777 family oxidoreductase codes for MYKPVVLLTGASGFIGSHLVRFLLERDYRVIGLTRQKNKHEPHPDFHWINQLDELKQPQIDYVINLAGESIGQGRWTAARKKKLLDSRLDTTKQLFDYLEKYQIKPKRIISTSAVGYYGIDPSERWEQVCTEQSPPQDIFMSELCAKWEQLALSYSSQDTKIVRFAVVFGKGGGILPQMLLPIKLNLFGRIGHGRQPVTWVHLEDVLRAIEFLMLETTTGQIFNVVAPEKVSQAQFARTAAQLLKRKPLLPLPACSLKMMLGEQSQLVLNGQYVQPQALQDAGFQFDYPTLKEALHNILKH; via the coding sequence ATGTATAAACCTGTAGTGCTGTTGACGGGAGCGAGTGGTTTTATTGGCAGTCATCTCGTGCGTTTTTTACTGGAACGGGATTATCGGGTGATTGGGCTGACCCGTCAGAAAAATAAACATGAACCACATCCGGACTTCCATTGGATCAATCAGCTGGATGAATTAAAACAGCCTCAGATTGATTATGTGATTAATCTGGCTGGCGAAAGCATCGGTCAGGGACGCTGGACGGCAGCGCGTAAAAAGAAATTGCTGGATAGCCGTTTAGACACCACCAAACAGTTATTTGACTATTTAGAAAAATACCAGATCAAACCGAAACGGATTATTTCAACCTCAGCCGTTGGTTATTATGGTATTGACCCGAGCGAGCGCTGGGAGCAGGTCTGTACGGAACAAAGCCCGCCACAAGATATTTTTATGTCTGAGCTCTGTGCGAAGTGGGAACAACTGGCTTTGTCCTATAGCAGTCAGGACACCAAAATTGTTCGCTTTGCTGTGGTCTTCGGCAAAGGTGGTGGAATTCTGCCGCAGATGTTATTGCCGATTAAACTGAATCTGTTCGGGCGGATTGGTCATGGGCGTCAGCCAGTCACTTGGGTGCATTTAGAAGATGTATTGCGTGCGATTGAATTCTTGATGCTTGAAACGACGACCGGGCAGATTTTTAATGTGGTTGCTCCGGAAAAAGTCAGTCAGGCACAGTTTGCCCGGACTGCTGCACAGCTACTGAAACGCAAACCTTTACTGCCACTGCCAGCATGCAGTTTGAAAATGATGCTGGGAGAACAATCGCAACTGGTTTTAAACGGTCAGTATGTACAGCCTCAAGCTTTACAGGATGCGGGCTTTCAGTTTGATTATCCAACCTTGAAAGAAGCGCTGCATAATATCCTAAAGCACTAA
- a CDS encoding ABZJ_00895 family protein, giving the protein MLPLSRYFIWFFVICFIFTCICGVLAALLPMGMGAVLTIVPYLVAMIWVLFKFLKQQKRAPTQAERKKFTLGFSLIYWGYNLLFLLLGIVIATRSNPNAWQDFLLYLQQPQFMSIVLIMFLMIAIPLYLLTYWFYGKQAQRMAEKMFGHPPQ; this is encoded by the coding sequence ATGTTGCCGCTAAGTCGTTATTTTATCTGGTTTTTCGTTATATGTTTTATTTTTACCTGTATTTGCGGTGTACTCGCAGCCTTGCTGCCGATGGGCATGGGTGCAGTCTTGACGATTGTTCCGTATCTGGTAGCCATGATTTGGGTGCTTTTTAAATTTTTAAAACAGCAAAAACGTGCCCCGACCCAAGCAGAGCGTAAAAAATTCACCCTCGGGTTTAGCCTGATTTACTGGGGCTATAATTTATTATTTCTCTTGCTCGGTATTGTTATCGCCACCCGTTCCAATCCGAATGCTTGGCAGGACTTTCTGTTGTATCTACAGCAGCCACAATTTATGAGTATTGTGCTGATCATGTTCCTGATGATCGCAATTCCGCTGTATCTGCTGACCTACTGGTTTTATGGCAAGCAGGCCCAGCGTATGGCAGAGAAAATGTTTGGCCATCCACCTCAGTGA
- a CDS encoding exonuclease SbcCD subunit D: protein MAVHFLHTSDWHLGQFFHNHDREFEHAQFLTWLLEQIKAKQPHALLIAGDIFDVINPASSAQRQLYQFLADAHDLAPHMQTLMIAGNHDSGYRIEQVEPLLAKFNAKAVGIVGRTAENTLNLDRLLIPIYDQDKNIIAWCLTLPYLRSAEITGLNEHTNNNQNAISYLHQQLIAEAKARKQPHQALILMSHAHMQGGETSDSERPIIVGNEEALSTALFDDVIDYVALGHLHKPQKVGQPHIRYSGSPIPLSFSEINYKHQIVEVRIDPQLEDEARFQFEALLIPRSVRLHRLRGELNEIFEHIRTLEHGEIEAIDQREYIDIEYHTATPPPPNLRQTFEDALPPNRYRLVRISRQYQAINLDDAQAQKIHLEPPTPKRLFEQLWLKQGYSADDSVLKDFLSLIIEAEKNIDANETP from the coding sequence ATGGCAGTTCATTTTCTTCACACTTCCGATTGGCATCTGGGACAATTTTTCCATAACCATGACCGTGAATTTGAACATGCGCAGTTTTTGACTTGGCTACTTGAGCAAATTAAAGCAAAGCAACCGCATGCCTTGCTGATTGCCGGCGATATTTTTGATGTGATCAATCCCGCTTCCAGTGCGCAAAGACAGCTGTACCAGTTTCTGGCCGATGCCCACGATCTGGCGCCACATATGCAGACCCTGATGATTGCAGGCAATCATGATTCCGGTTACCGGATTGAACAGGTTGAACCCTTGCTGGCCAAATTCAATGCCAAAGCTGTGGGAATCGTAGGCCGCACTGCAGAAAATACCCTGAACCTGGATCGTCTACTTATTCCTATTTATGATCAGGATAAAAATATCATCGCCTGGTGTCTGACCCTGCCCTATTTACGCAGTGCCGAAATTACCGGACTGAATGAACATACCAACAATAATCAGAACGCGATCAGTTATCTGCATCAACAACTGATTGCTGAAGCCAAAGCCCGCAAACAGCCACATCAGGCACTGATTTTAATGTCACATGCGCACATGCAAGGTGGTGAGACCTCGGACTCCGAGCGTCCGATTATTGTCGGCAATGAAGAAGCCCTGTCGACGGCGCTGTTTGATGACGTGATTGATTATGTCGCGCTGGGGCATTTGCATAAACCACAAAAAGTCGGTCAGCCGCATATTCGCTATAGTGGCTCTCCGATTCCGCTGTCATTTAGTGAGATTAATTATAAGCATCAAATAGTTGAAGTCAGGATTGACCCTCAATTAGAAGATGAGGCACGTTTTCAGTTTGAAGCTTTGCTTATTCCACGCAGTGTACGCCTGCATCGACTCCGTGGTGAACTCAATGAAATCTTTGAGCATATTCGAACCCTTGAACATGGGGAAATTGAAGCAATTGATCAACGTGAATATATCGATATTGAATATCATACGGCAACGCCTCCTCCACCCAATTTAAGACAAACTTTTGAAGATGCACTTCCGCCGAACCGCTATCGACTGGTGCGCATTTCACGTCAATATCAAGCTATTAATCTTGATGATGCACAAGCTCAGAAGATCCATTTAGAGCCGCCAACACCCAAAAGACTATTTGAACAGCTTTGGCTCAAACAGGGTTACAGCGCCGATGATTCGGTGCTGAAAGATTTCCTCAGCCTGATTATTGAGGCGGAAAAAAATATTGATGCTAATGAAACGCCATAA